Proteins found in one Pirellulales bacterium genomic segment:
- the hemE gene encoding uroporphyrinogen decarboxylase, with protein sequence MASDTPNFGGLRVAAFESRRAEEMSRLIERMGGVPSVSPSLREVPLADNPAAVDFAYHLISGQIDVVILMTGVGLRHLVTQIERRVPRERFLAALSDITTIARGPKPVAVLKELGITPTWRVPEPNTWREILSTIDQHVPVANQTVGLQEYGQPNASLVAGLEARGAQVRTLKVYEWDFPADTAPLADNVRAIAAGERDVAMFTSAHQVVNVLRMADQLDVTRDLRRQMARMVVASIGPTTSETLRDHELTVDVEPEHSKMGQLVVAAAEQGPGLCSRKQHLSSLGNGAAERTIAEPKRGPWDDSLFMKACRREPVERTPIWLMRQAGRYMAEYRAVREKTTFLELCRNPPLCAEVMLTAVAKLNVDAAIIFSDLLPMLEPMGLDLEFASGEGPVIHNPVRDADDVDRVVELDHVEALDFVMETVRLTRAGLPDHIPVIGFAGAPFTLASYAIEGGASRSYLHTKTLMYRDTGAWDALMARLARSVTRYLNAQIAAGAQAVQLFDSWVGCLGTDDYRRYVLPYTQATISGIAPGVPVINFATGNPALLPLLAEAGGAVIGVDWRIRLDDAWRLIGHDRGVQGNLDPLVLLSDRAQIRRRAKEILDQAAGRPGHIFNLGHGVLQQTPVENVIALVEAVHELGVRPRP encoded by the coding sequence ATGGCCAGCGACACACCCAACTTCGGCGGCCTACGGGTGGCGGCCTTCGAAAGCCGCCGCGCCGAGGAGATGTCGCGCCTGATCGAGCGCATGGGGGGCGTGCCGTCGGTCAGCCCCTCGCTGCGCGAAGTGCCGCTGGCCGACAACCCGGCGGCGGTCGATTTCGCCTATCACCTGATCAGCGGTCAGATCGACGTCGTGATTCTGATGACGGGCGTCGGCCTGCGGCACCTGGTCACGCAGATCGAGCGCCGCGTGCCGCGCGAGCGCTTCTTGGCGGCCCTCTCCGACATCACGACCATTGCCCGCGGGCCCAAGCCGGTGGCCGTGCTCAAGGAACTGGGCATCACGCCCACCTGGCGCGTCCCGGAACCCAACACGTGGCGCGAGATTCTTTCGACGATCGATCAGCACGTGCCGGTGGCCAATCAGACCGTCGGCCTGCAAGAGTATGGCCAGCCCAACGCCAGCCTGGTGGCAGGGCTCGAAGCGCGTGGCGCGCAGGTGCGCACGCTCAAAGTCTACGAATGGGACTTTCCGGCCGACACCGCCCCGTTGGCCGACAACGTGCGGGCGATCGCCGCCGGCGAGCGGGACGTGGCGATGTTCACCTCGGCCCATCAGGTGGTGAACGTGCTGCGCATGGCGGACCAGCTCGACGTGACACGCGACCTGCGGCGGCAAATGGCCCGCATGGTCGTGGCGTCGATTGGTCCTACGACCAGCGAAACCCTCCGCGACCATGAGTTGACGGTCGACGTCGAGCCGGAACATTCCAAGATGGGGCAGCTCGTCGTCGCCGCTGCCGAACAGGGCCCGGGCCTGTGCAGCCGCAAGCAGCACCTTTCGTCACTCGGAAACGGGGCGGCCGAACGAACAATCGCCGAGCCGAAGCGCGGACCGTGGGACGACTCGCTGTTCATGAAAGCCTGCCGGCGCGAGCCGGTCGAGCGCACGCCGATCTGGCTCATGCGGCAAGCCGGCCGGTACATGGCCGAATATCGCGCCGTGCGCGAAAAAACGACCTTTCTCGAATTGTGTCGCAACCCGCCCTTGTGCGCCGAGGTGATGCTCACGGCCGTCGCGAAGCTGAACGTCGACGCCGCGATCATCTTTTCCGACCTGTTGCCGATGCTCGAGCCGATGGGCCTGGACCTGGAATTTGCCTCCGGCGAAGGGCCCGTGATTCACAATCCCGTGCGCGATGCCGACGACGTCGACCGCGTGGTCGAGCTCGATCACGTCGAGGCGCTCGACTTCGTCATGGAGACCGTGCGGCTGACGCGCGCAGGCTTGCCCGATCATATTCCCGTGATCGGGTTCGCCGGCGCGCCGTTTACGCTGGCCAGCTATGCCATCGAAGGGGGCGCGAGCCGCAGCTACCTGCACACCAAGACCCTCATGTACCGCGATACCGGCGCCTGGGACGCGCTGATGGCGCGGCTCGCCCGCTCGGTGACGCGTTATTTGAATGCGCAGATCGCGGCCGGCGCGCAGGCCGTGCAGTTGTTCGACAGTTGGGTCGGTTGTCTGGGCACGGATGATTACCGCCGCTACGTTCTTCCTTATACGCAAGCGACCATCTCCGGCATTGCGCCCGGCGTGCCGGTGATCAATTTCGCGACGGGCAATCCGGCGCTGTTGCCGCTGTTGGCCGAGGCCGGAGGCGCGGTGATCGGTGTCGATTGGCGCATTCGCCTCGACGATGCCTGGCGGTTGATCGGTCATGACCGTGGCGTGCAGGGAAACCTCGATCCCTTGGTTCTATTGTCCGATCGCGCGCAGATTCGCCGCCGCGCGAAGGAAATTCTCGACCAGGCCGCTGGACGCCCCGGGCATATCTTCAACCTCGGCCACGGCGTGCTGCAGCAGACGCCCGTCGAGAACGTCATAGCGCTGGTGGAAGCGGTTCATGAGTTGGGAGTGCGACCCCGCCCATGA
- a CDS encoding DpnI domain-containing protein, translating into MDSAVAASYKSPSQVARVVTEAWCAASLYCARCPADRLLRTPPNTPATDLKCSDCGSGYEVKSMRRLAKDRVPDAGYDAMLRAIRANAAPNLFVLHYDHDWRVQNLLLVPSFFFSEGAIEPRKPLQGAARRAGWVGCNIRLTAIAPEGRLKIVENGKVVDPALVRAEYARVQPLSDVRPYSRGWTLEVLRAIHDLGKIEFTLSDAYKAERRLTKLFPNNRHIRPKIRQQLQVLRDLKLLEFINRGQYRLSARKA; encoded by the coding sequence ATGGATTCGGCGGTCGCGGCGTCGTACAAGAGTCCGTCACAGGTTGCCCGAGTCGTTACCGAAGCATGGTGCGCCGCGTCGCTTTACTGCGCGCGATGTCCGGCGGACCGCCTCCTTCGCACACCTCCCAACACGCCAGCAACTGACCTGAAATGCTCGGATTGCGGCAGCGGATATGAGGTCAAGAGCATGAGGCGCTTGGCGAAGGACCGCGTACCGGACGCAGGCTATGATGCAATGCTCCGGGCCATTCGTGCGAACGCCGCACCGAATTTGTTCGTGCTTCACTACGATCACGACTGGCGCGTTCAAAATTTATTATTGGTACCATCCTTCTTCTTTTCGGAAGGTGCCATAGAGCCTAGGAAGCCGCTTCAAGGTGCAGCGCGTCGCGCCGGCTGGGTAGGATGCAACATCCGTCTGACGGCCATCGCGCCTGAAGGGCGGTTGAAGATCGTTGAGAACGGCAAAGTTGTCGACCCTGCATTGGTGCGTGCTGAGTACGCGCGCGTTCAACCGTTGAGCGACGTTCGGCCCTATAGTCGCGGATGGACACTTGAAGTGCTCCGGGCAATTCATGATTTAGGAAAGATCGAGTTCACGCTCTCCGATGCATATAAGGCGGAGCGGCGGCTTACGAAACTATTTCCAAATAACCGCCATATCCGGCCAAAGATCCGACAACAGCTTCAGGTGCTCCGCGACTTGAAGTTGTTGGAATTTATTAACCGCGGGCAATACCGACTTTCCGCGAGAAAAGCTTAA
- the hemG gene encoding protoporphyrinogen oxidase, whose product MNGPAPTPRARRVAVVGGGITGLAAAHRLIELDPACQVRLFEAGNRLGGVLHSERQDDFLLEFGADNFITNVPWALDLCRRVGLADQLLHTNSGRRRALVVRDGRLHPVPEGFMVMEPRALWPLVLSPLLSWRGKARVLGEYFVAARRDVKDESLASFATRRLGREAFERLVQPLAAGIYTADPEQLSLAATMPRFLEMERQHGGLIRAVRHSKSAGAGQGESGARYSLFVAPRDGMQALATATAARLPPETVRLNTRVSGLRRRPEGGWEITVAGAAAPEESREEFDAVILALPAHRAATLVQPVDDSLGSALGAIPYASSAVAILTYRQSQLARPPDGFGIVVPDVERRPMLAASFTSVKFTHRAPPGWTIVRVFFGGAARPELVSASDEELFTTAQTQMAELIGARGEPGLRRVERWHRAMPQYHLGHLERVADIRDRVARLPGLELAGNAYEGVGVPLCIKSGEAAAERILDAKLDRKEQA is encoded by the coding sequence ATGAACGGCCCAGCCCCCACGCCGAGAGCGCGACGTGTGGCCGTCGTCGGCGGTGGCATCACGGGCCTGGCCGCCGCGCATCGACTGATCGAACTTGATCCCGCGTGCCAGGTCCGCCTTTTCGAGGCGGGCAATCGCTTGGGGGGCGTTCTGCACAGCGAGCGGCAGGACGATTTCTTGCTCGAATTCGGCGCCGATAATTTCATCACCAACGTGCCGTGGGCGCTCGATCTGTGCCGGCGCGTCGGCCTGGCCGACCAATTATTGCACACAAATTCCGGGCGTCGCCGGGCACTGGTCGTGCGCGATGGGCGGCTGCATCCGGTGCCCGAGGGTTTCATGGTCATGGAGCCGCGGGCGCTGTGGCCTTTGGTTCTGTCGCCGCTCTTGAGCTGGCGTGGCAAAGCGCGGGTGCTGGGTGAATATTTTGTCGCCGCCCGGCGCGACGTCAAAGACGAGAGCCTGGCTTCGTTCGCCACACGCCGCCTGGGGCGCGAGGCTTTCGAGCGCCTGGTGCAGCCGCTCGCCGCCGGCATCTACACGGCCGATCCCGAGCAATTGAGCCTGGCCGCCACCATGCCGCGTTTTCTGGAAATGGAACGTCAGCATGGCGGGCTGATCCGCGCGGTGCGGCACAGCAAGAGCGCCGGTGCCGGCCAGGGAGAAAGCGGCGCGAGGTATAGTTTGTTTGTTGCGCCGCGCGACGGGATGCAGGCGCTCGCCACGGCTACGGCGGCGCGGCTGCCGCCGGAGACCGTGCGATTGAATACTCGGGTGAGCGGATTGCGACGTCGGCCTGAGGGGGGTTGGGAGATCACGGTCGCGGGAGCGGCAGCGCCCGAAGAATCGCGTGAAGAGTTCGACGCCGTGATCTTGGCCTTGCCGGCACATCGCGCGGCGACACTCGTGCAGCCGGTCGATGATTCGCTCGGCTCGGCGCTTGGCGCCATTCCGTACGCCAGCTCGGCGGTCGCGATACTGACGTATCGCCAGTCGCAACTCGCGCGGCCGCCGGACGGTTTCGGCATCGTCGTTCCTGACGTCGAGCGAAGGCCGATGCTGGCGGCCAGCTTTACCAGCGTCAAATTCACGCACCGTGCGCCGCCGGGCTGGACGATCGTGCGGGTGTTTTTTGGCGGGGCCGCGCGGCCGGAGCTGGTCTCGGCCAGTGACGAAGAGCTGTTCACGACGGCGCAGACGCAAATGGCCGAGCTGATTGGCGCCCGCGGCGAGCCGGGTCTGCGCCGCGTTGAACGCTGGCATCGCGCCATGCCGCAATACCATCTGGGGCACTTAGAACGCGTCGCCGATATCCGCGATCGCGTGGCCAGACTGCCGGGCCTGGAACTGGCCGGCAACGCCTACGAAGGGGTCGGCGTGCCGCTATGCATCAAAAGCGGCGAAGCGGCGGCGGAACGGATTCTCGATGCCAAACTCGACCGAAAGGAACAAGCATGA